GTTCCTTTAATTAGTATCAAGAGCTTGAAAGCAGTTTGAAATAGAAAACCACAGTAAATGAGTGCTTTTCTCATGCATTATGTACTTGTCATGCGGTAATAAATCTCAGTGGTTTGTGAATTGCACAGTTGGATAGAAGGTGAAATGTTAAAAACAGAAACTTTTTGTGACAGCTCCTGTCTTCTTTCAAACTATTTCTGTCATTTCCATAATTGTCTGTTTTGACAGCCTCCTTGTCAAGGAAGCAAAAATGTACTTCAGTGAGTTGTAATAAGCATGAGGTTTCAGTGATTGTTTTTACTGCTATCTACTCCCTCCCAGAATAATTACATCAAAATTACATTGTTTGGTTGCCACAATGCGTACCCacttttcccatttatttgatattaagtattatttatttgtgaGATTATATGATCAAAACTAGCTTCAGCCATGGAGATTAGTTTACGTAGACTATACATTTCTTTAACCACAATGGGATGCAgtttagaaaaattatttgtttgacACTGTTGGGATTGCACGGTacagttttgtttctgtcttctttcagatGCTTCAGTTGGGAAGGTTTAAAATGAGAACTCTGACATAGAGATTGCACATTCTTGCATAGAGAACAGGGCTTAGCAAATGAGTATAATATTTTGCTCCTGAAGCCACAAAAAGCTGCAGAATATGATTTACAGTTCTAGGAAATGCTGTTAAAAAGCACAGGGATAAATAtatctgagaaaaatattttccatcgTTGTTTTCCAGGATCACAACCAGGACTGAAAATTTGGGACATATTTGAATTATGTGACTTGCACTAAATGGCATTTTGCATAGAAAATTGTGCATTATTCCAGAGAGGATTATTACTCAGTATGAAAGGGCAGTAAAACTTGACAATATAAAAAGCTGAGCTACAAAGGTCTAaatagaagggggtggtcagggtaaaaaaaaaaagaaggagctTGAAGAAGTTCTTATTTTTTAGAGTTTTTCCCTCTTATTCACTCTAACTTTCTCTTCAGGTGTGAAACAGCCTTGGCAGGTGCTTGTCGGCCTCGACAGCGGGGAGTATGGAGGCCCCAGTTTGTCACATTACACAGTTTGCCTGTGCTGCAGGTCCCAAGGCTGtagggcagagctgctggtgctctgctgctcctctctgTGTGGGAGGGAGGCCACGGAGCGTTGGCTCCGTCTCCTAACTCAGTGTCAGCACAACTGAACGGGCGTGGAGGGAGAAGTAACATGTACCAGGAAAAGGGCTGGTACAGGCTACGTCATCCGTAGAGTAAGGGGAAAGCAAGGACCACATTGGGACTGAGTCACAGCTGCAGTTCCTCGTTTGCTCTGTGGGCATCAAGGCTGTGCGTTGCCCTTTATTCAGGGCAGAGTGCGGtggtgctgggccagcttgtgatttttttgctgCTTCCACACAGTTTAATCTGGGATCTTGGACATATATGTAGTTCTGTACAAAAATCTTCGcagtattataaaaataattcaggcaCAAACCCTTACTGACTCCATGTGTTGGAGTCACCATGCTTTACATTCCAGTGTCTGTGCCTTTTCTTGTCATTTTGCTGCTCATTACATGTTCTTGCCAAATAGCATGTGTGCTACACTGTGGTGCCCTAGAGACTGTTGTCAACTCATTCCGGaaattctgtgtttcagaagCAGCAATATCGTAACTCAGTAATAGTTGGCATTGCTTCTCTGTAGGTTTGATTTAACTAAAATCCCACTGTGAGTTAGAATTAGTATTTAGTTGATTTAGCTCGGTAGAAAATGTGATATTAGCACTGTATCGAAACCTAAATATTGGGCCGTCATCAAAACATGTATTTGTACTTACATTTGTAATCAATATCTTGGTTTAACACTTACACTTTAACTATGGAGTGCTTTAAATCTTAATTGCAATTTTTGTGCTGTTACTGGTTGATTCCAAATAATGAGTGCACCTTTCATTTACAGGATTAGGAACTCAAAATGCACAAACAGCCTTCATCTGGAATGAGCTGTTATGGTCCTGAGGAGTTAGCTTTCCCTTAAAACAGAATGGAAGTCAGAGCTTCTTATTTCAAACACCTGTGGTACCACTGGAGCTGCATTTCTGTATCTGTTCATGTTTAAGGGGTTGCAGGTTGCAAGCAAAAATAGCTGTTCTAAACCAGCAGCTATGTTAATTCAGTAATTTGTTTGGATTATTTGTCTGATTTATGTTTGAAGGTCAAAAAGGCTATTTTACAAAGCCTAGACAATGAGAGATGCCATCAATTGTGATGTATCCAACAAAGATCTTTCAGATCACTTCTGAATTTTGCAGGGTTCATCCCTGCAAAAAATCACATTGAGTGCATAGGACACAATCCATATTGTAGAATTGCAGCTGATCAGAgatttgtttgaaaacaaaacctggaAAAAGCAAATCTTACATTGATTTGACTAATGCTGGAAGTTGATTGCCCAGAGATATTTTGCAGGTACGTTCTTCACAAAATTAGCAGTCAGTTGGCTCATTGTTTGATTTAAATAGGTATTTTAGCAAAGCTAGATAAACCTTTTGAAATCGAGCTGCTCCTCTGTTCTTGCTGTGTCCTGACACAGCCCTTCATTTACCACATAATTTTTTATTCCCAACCTGGTGCTGCTGAGTTCATGCTTAGTTGCTGAGTTAACAAGACCTGCCCTGGATCAGAACATTCAATGCTTCCCAGTGATGAGGTGTTCCCTCTGCCTCCTACTCTTGAAGTATGATGTAATATCAGATTATTTGATCTTGCCTATTTAACTTGTCAAACTGGAAAGCTGAGTTTAGTTAACCAGTTTGGTGATATTATGAGAACAGGTGAATTGGCTTAACTTCAAGGACTTTGCTGGACTTCCaatgaagaaaaacttctgATGTGTTGAATTGCcgtacagatttttttcctttccatttgtcattttttaaaattttcactaACTTTTAGATAAGAGATTTTAACAGGCAGAGTTCAAAGTTCAAGTTCATTCATGATTAAACATTAACTATTCAAACTAGACACCAAAATGCAAGTATTCTGTGAATATGTAGTGTCTGGACAGTTCAACGTTAATCCATCCAGATGTTTCTCAAATAATAGTTAATGCTATTCAAATAACAAGAAGTCATGAGTGTTTCAACGTGTGTGATTAAGATAACTTAGGAAGCTGGAATAGTTTCTAAGAGAATATAAAGaagctatttctttttaatttaatcgAAATACAAAGAcatctgaaatgaaatgtgATGTCTTGCTCAGAATTAATAGTACATAAAACCTGTGTATTTATAGGTTTGGGTATAGTGTCTttagaaaataatctgaaaagaacaaaactaaaacaagcACCAGCTTGTTAAAAAAGCCTTTAAACTGTCCCTCTTGGACATTGTTACATTGGTATTCTATGTCTAGCCCCCTGCATCCCTAGAACTACTTGTTCACAAGTTTGGGTGTCCCTTTGCCTTTAGGAGACTGAAGATGCTCCGTGAGAGGCAAGTGGTGTTATAACCAATGGGTGGCTTGAGGACTGAGTGGGAAACAGTAAAGAAgtaaggggagggggaggaggagttACCGAGACTGTGGGGTTCAGGAGGTGCTGCAGGATAGAAAGGGTGAAATACAGACATTTGCCTCTGGAGAAAATGAGCACAGAGTGTTCACAAGATTAGTAGTCACTACTGGGCAAGACCCCAGCTGAAGGAATAAGCAAATCCAGAGAAACCTcctttgttttggatttatgACATTTTCCCACCAGGAGgaactaattttatttattctgtaagGCTGCtcatttatttagaaaagggaaagcagcaaCAATATCTGTTCCTTTAAGCGTGAAAGAACACTACATTCCAAATCTTCAGCAGGTCTTCCAGTACATCCTGCTAGGCACTGGAAGTTCTTGGGCTAGAGACAAACTtctagatttttctctttctatggAGCAGAGGTGAATGCAGTTTCCAAGCAGCAGAGGATGCTTGGTGATACATCTCAGCTGCTAGAGATAAGTGAGagctttaaacaaaaatacagtttgcaAGAGAAGTGCGTGCCAGTGACATGAAATACAGCATGATCCCGTTTGCAGCAACACACCTGGAAGACAGCAGCATGTCTTAGGCTATGTTGCCCCCATGACCAGCCAACACTCATTCTTTGTTCATGCAGCTCTTACCACTACTAAGATGTCAGGATACACAGAAGTCATCACTTTGTGGATTAAAAGCAGCTGCCTCAAACTCCACATAGGGGACACATTGTCGTTTCCTAATAATAATGTTAGGTTCTTCAAGAAAACCTTAGAGATCGCTTCTTTAAGCTCTGCCTTTCTACAAAGGGAAGGCACGCAGCTGCAATCATTAGAAGCATGAAACGCCTCATAGAGCTTACAGTAATCACCAAAGCTGGACAAGTAGTTACCTGCAGTGagtaaaatttcttcttttacatCCCACCTAAAAGTAAACTGTAGAATATGTAGCTGGACTGACTTCTTGCTTCGTCCCGCGTATTGTGATCCAAATGCTGGGAGCTGGTGCATTTCAAGGTGAAATCTACATATAGGGATTTCAGCTGGCATGAAACATGGCTGGATGTCTTCAggcatttttcagttttgcagcaTAATCCAAATCTTTAGATttctcttttaataaaaattataaaaggcATTTCTAATACTCTTTAGATGACATGTGCCTCCTGAGAGCTGCAGGTTCAAAAGGCttatataatttatttgtataaaGAGAGTATTGGAATAACAAAATAACCTGGTAGATTCTGTGTTATCTGTGTTGAGTAGAAAGATTTTGTATTTCCCCTGAAGGTCAGAGCATGTTACATattcatgtttttaaattgtgtGTTTTGGGGGGCAATTTATAGTGATCTTAGCTGttttaggaaatattttaattcatcttggagaaggagagaagataAATGTTCTGAACCTTTAGCTCTCTGTCACTGTTTGCAGTGTATCAAACAGTAAACGATTGGGTTGCAATGGAGCCCTGAAGTGATAATGTGTTGGTATGCAGGTGAGTTGGCAGAGCCTGTGGTGCCATGCAGATTTACAGACTACTTGTGATGGGTAGAAGAGCCCAGCAGATGTTGGCTTCTCCACCACTGTTCATCAGGTGATAGGTAGCCCTTTTGAGGATGGCTGGGGAGGACCCTTTCTAACACTCACTGTGTTTAATTGCAGTGAGCCATGCAGATAAACTGAAGCCAAATTTGGACGACCAGTTATAAAGATCTTGCACAATCCTAGTGTGTTTTAAGAATAATTCCTTCCATAAGTATGCATGCAAtagtaaattaaaatttacattttgaacCAAGTTGATTATTATATTCAAATTTGGAACTACTGGGatcttttatttaaatgccTGTAATGGCAGGGAAACTTCAGTTTGATAACTGCTTCAAATTGCAGTGACTATGGTAACTGAACCAATAGTATAATACTTAGAAATAGAATCacaaagtttaaaacaaaaaaagtatatgTTCTACTAAGAATTGAGAATGATGTATTTGCTAAGGATAATATTAGAAACAGGAAGGACACAGTGCCTGTGGGAGAATTCTACACAACAAACTTGCCAGTATCAAAGGACAAGATGCTTATGCCAAGAAAACTCATCTATTTTGACCCGATTTTTCTAACACACCAGTTGACACAAGATGCCTGATTCACATTTTCTTTAGTTTGAGCACAGGAACCCTGATTTCCTTGTACATGTTAGTGACGTGAGTTTAATGCATAAAATGGATGTGTGCTGATTCTTTGAACTTGAAACATTTTTGTCTTGGTGTGGATTGTATAGATGATTCTGAACAAGtccaatcattttttttttccatgttggCTTAATAGAATCATTCCTCATGCTTTTTTCAATATTAACCTGGTTATTTCACTAGATCGCAACTATACTTTGGCCAGGGAAAGCTGATTAAAAGAATCTTACCGAGTCTGAAAAACAGACAACAATTATACATCAGTGTTTAAAATGGACTTGGAGCATTTGGAATTTAGTTACAGCTGCCATTACCAGACTCAGGTAACTTTGTTAAagtaataactgaaaaaaagttaGTAAGTAGCTGTTCACAGTAAATGAATTACATTCGTATTTTAATAAATCATTTCATGTTGTTTTAGCTGAAACTATTTTGCAGTCTTCAGATATCACAAATGTATATGACCTTGTTTCTTCGTAGTGGGGTAATACAAGCACCATAGGAGTAATCCCCTTGAAATCAGTAAGGTCACGGTAGATTTATAGACACGTGGGAAACAGGGATGGAATTGAGAGATGTTATAATGAGGTTTTGCTATACTGATTGTTGAAAATTTGACCTTGTTAAGCttggtaatatttttatttaagtgtGGGAGAATTTTGTCCCTCCCCTGCTTCAGTTTGCAAAGTCATTTGTGGGCTGATTGTGTATTTTCATGCTGTATACATATGTGATGTGAAGTGTTTTGCCTCTGCTTTGTGCATCTGTGAATTTAAGTATACAGGCAATTAAGGACTCAGAAAAAGGTGTTAGTTTTCATTATATCTCcaagatgtttttctttaaatacagccttttaaaatgttcttaaatGTTCGTATACTTGCTATGTGATCTCCTGGCAGTATCACATGTATTCTAATGCCATTACTACAATACTGTCATGGCCTTCTACTGAGAGACACGTGTACTGGTCTAGTTTCTCTGTAGATCTGCCACATACTTGTAATCCAGAGAAAGCTGTTCAGCCTTTTTCGTCCTGTATCCCAGTCTAAATGCAAATATTAGCAGCTTCCTTGTTGCATGGTTTTGATTACAGTTAAGTTGTATTTCGCTTCAAAATGTTACAAAAATTCGTATTACctttcagcttttgtttctcATACTGTTAGCAGAATTTGCAAATCATCTTTCTAATAGGAAACATATGCTAACAGGTAAAAaccaaacagtatttttcaaggcttttttttaatatttactttAGGAGTTGTGTTTTCCTCTGGACAAGATTGCAAGGTCTACAACAGCTGTTTTTCTATTATACCTGTGGACAAGCCAGTAATTGCACTTGCTTCAACTAGTAGCTTCAGCATTTCTCAGTGGAAGCAGCCAAATCCCAGTTCAGGTCCCCTTTGTTAGTGATCTTCCAGCTTTTGTCTGTACCCAACCATGTCTCAGTACATAGCTTCATAAAGTTGAATCAGCAACTTGTATGAGCCTTCTCTGAGTACACGGCCTGGGTGGGTCTTTGGCTTTGCAGTTAGATTGTGGCATCAGATAGTTGCTTCAGTTTATCAGTGGTGGAGGTAAACCTTGGAAACTAGATCacttttatctgtattttttacCTGTACAGAGGCAGTAGGTATGATTTTACACCCTTTACGGATGCAATATGTTTATTTTAGCTAACACACCTGGTAGGTACGTGGAGTTAACACACAGCTTACCTAAGCTTGATGTCCTCACCACAGAGCCCAGTTCTTGGATGGCCAGGGAAGCACCAGCTGAGAATCTGTTGGCCTCCCCTGCTGGGACCATGCTGGTCTTTGGCCTTGCTGAGCTGTCCTCAGAGTTTTCTGGGGCAGGATTTCCCTCAGGGAGTTTTATGCTTCCCTCACCTTCCCCagtgttttttctcttgagtTACTAGTACCATCTCAGTAGTTTCAGTTCTGTCCTGGCTATTTTTTAGTTATTATTGTACTTATTTATTAATCTTGCATATGGCTTCAGCTTAGGCAATAGCAGAGTCAAGGCTGCATACTTGGCTACTCCCAAAACTGCAGCCAGGGCACACAGACACCTAATGTCATAGGCTTAGTGAGCTACAGGAAGAAATGCAAGTGACAAGTAGCTACATAGTAGCAAGTCCTATATAGAATACAATATAAAAGGTAGCcttgtttttaatacattttcacatttgttgattactgttctttattttcatttttgattcAAAATAATAGTGAAACTGAGACACCACGTTGCAATTTTACTTCAACAGCGTGATCAAAACattaagaacattttaaattagGGCTGAATTGCAGTTGCAGAAACAGTTAATTTTGCCACGTTATTTTACCTATGTACATTAAAATGTGGAATATAAAATTAAGAATGATGACagcttaaaatgttttatttcaacaCTGAGTGttgcatttatttctgatttatctGATTACCTTTCTCTGTGTTCTTAGGAGATTCTTAGGAATGAAAATTAtagagaagaaatgaaacagaaaatcaaagaTGTAGCCGAAAAGGATAAGCTGCTTCAGGCCAAGGAATACAAGGAGGGACTTGTTGCCGAACCAGTTCATACTCAAATTAAAGGCCACGCATCAGCCCCTTACTATGGAAAGAAAGAGCCTTCACAAGATCCAACAAGCACCGCGAGTACCTTTCAGCCAGGCTCCTGGATgccaccaggcagtgagagTAGTCATAATAAATAAACAATTGTACAGGTATTCATATGGATAAATATTGTAATAGACAACACAAATAGCTGCTCTATGTAAGCAATAAAGTAATACTGAAgcagtttcatttatttttgtagaaCTGTTCAAATACATTTAATCATGACAAACAGCTGTAGAATATTTGGCTTTAGTGAAAAACAGCATGTCTGTCttagtggatttttttcaacAGTTGCTGTTCATCAGTTACTCATGACATCATAGGTAGGTTTTCTAGctaacttttcttcttttatttttcttttgtgtaatAAATTTTAATCAGTGCACTTAAATTTTCCCAAACCTAGGCATCAGTTTAAGGTAGTTCTTTGGAATGTTTGTTAATGCCCTTGGCAGTGCCACTGTGCTTTCCTCTGGTGTGTGGATGAAAAAGTTGATTTCATTAAGAGGAGTCACTGTGACACTACACTGACTATGCACTGTATTAATTttacaaaacattatttaacttagtttaaaaaaaccaacgTATTTGAGTTACACTTAATTTGCAGTCAGCAGTACACACAGGATAAAATCAGGCTGAGTTAAACTATGTATAACTACTGTAACAGAGGTGAGAAGCACTTGGTGAACTGCTGTAAAATAACACAGGGTTTGGGACAAGTGGCTGccattaaaatttaaaaaaatgaatttgtttttatttctggtgTGTGCAGAGACTTCCCTAAATGATCACATCTATTTGGCCATAGTTTAGATACATAAAATGTGCAGATTCTATGCTTAGAGCTGATCTTTGAGAACTTCAAGTCAAAATAAAGATCACACAATCTTTTGAAAAAAGTATCAAATTTATTTCTGCAGTACATCCTTCATCAGTTCTCCTCCATGTCTTTTAAGATGTGTAGGTAACAAAGGTGGAACATGTACACATTTGACAACacttgagaaaaaaacatgGAGACTTGATCccatgtgttttaaaaatgacaaaatatcaTATTCTAATGCTGTTTGCTTTGACCAATAATATTGAAAATCTTCACATTTACTTTAAGTCATTTCAGTTAGGCTCCCCACTTCTCATCCCCTTTGGTATAAGACAGCTCTATCCGTTTCCACATTTGAACACTGGTattattttaagcttttatttttgaatacAGTGAAGGACAAGTTGCTAGAAAGCAcaagcctgtgctgctgtttacaaAGATGCTGAGTCTGAAAACTTGATGTCTGCTACAAACTCTTGAGAACTAGACTATTAATAAAAATTAGGCTTTGAAAAATTAACCACTTGTTAGAAAAACATGAATTGGAATCAAGGTTAAATAATTTTGGCATATTTACAACACAATCCCCATTTGGACTTTTTCCAGTATGCTAGTATCTCGCAGCCTGGAAGGCAGCAGTTTCAAGGGCCATGAGAACAAAGATCCCACCTAAACCCAGGAGGTCCTAAATCAAAGGTAGCCAGAAGGTTAGCAAGTAGGAAGAACTACTGTCACCAGCACACGCATCCTCCTCCTGTACTCCCCCCACAGCCACCTGCTATGGGTCACTGGGACACAGCATGCTAGGCCACCTGGGCCTTTGGTCTCACCCTGTTTATGACTATTTTTTGAAGCATAAAAAGTTTCTGAAGGCAGAAACAACTTAGTTACAGGTGGAGTGTTCAGGTGATTGTTAGgggaaaaccaaaaaacataGTGTATGGGTGG
The Columba livia isolate bColLiv1 breed racing homer chromosome Z, bColLiv1.pat.W.v2, whole genome shotgun sequence genome window above contains:
- the NDUFAF2 gene encoding NADH dehydrogenase [ubiquinone] 1 alpha subcomplex assembly factor 2 isoform X2; the protein is MNPSMSAPLSHRPPLRHLRPGLARDCPTATNGQIIPERRFVEAVNRQAYQYEMGDFPIEWEAWIRKKRKDPPTIEEILRNENYREEMKQKIKDVAEKDKLLQAKEYKEGLVAEPVHTQIKGHASAPYYGKKEPSQDPTSTASTFQPGSWMPPGSESSHNK
- the NDUFAF2 gene encoding NADH dehydrogenase [ubiquinone] 1 alpha subcomplex assembly factor 2 isoform X1, giving the protein MSAAWRALRALRLRLLGPGKELVGTDQFGNKYFRVPQHETRAGQIIPERRFVEAVNRQAYQYEMGDFPIEWEAWIRKKRKDPPTIEEILRNENYREEMKQKIKDVAEKDKLLQAKEYKEGLVAEPVHTQIKGHASAPYYGKKEPSQDPTSTASTFQPGSWMPPGSESSHNK